Part of the Hippopotamus amphibius kiboko isolate mHipAmp2 chromosome 7, mHipAmp2.hap2, whole genome shotgun sequence genome, AAGCGATTCTGCCAGGACGTCCGGGGGCCAGTGAAAGGTGCTCCATCCCTTCGCTGGTTCAAAGCGCCACCTGCTATGACTCTGGAGGGGGCTTGTCCCAGGGACAGAGGCCAGCAGAAGAGCAGCCACGTCCCGGGTGGACCCAAACCGTGGCTGAAAGCCTTTGTCAGCTCACCAGAGAGCCCACTTCAGGCAAAAGGAAAGATATGGAAGGACTGATCCTAGACACCAaaacctccccatcccagctgCACAAATCACAAAGCTACATGCCTGCAGACATTCCGTTCAACAGACAGAGTTCCCATGGGTCACAAGGGGCGGCCTTTTCTGGGGAAGAGAGTGAAGAAAGTAATACCCAGGAGATTTCCAAATGGGAAAAGGGGCCAAAATGTCACAGGTCGGGCAAACAGGGCCATTACTGCCAAACCATCCTTCCTGCCCACGAGTCTGAAGACAAAGTGGACTTCCCCGAGCCCTTGGTGAAGGCCCACCAGCGCACTTACACCTATCTGCACGCCTGCCTCTCCAAGTACGAAGCCGTTCTGAGCATCACCCATCGTGCCACCCAGacccaggagctgctgcagcccaTGGTCGGCTTCCTGTCGCTGTGTTTTGATGAGGTGAACCAGCTCCTGGGGGAAATCTCCAGGGATGGAGAAGAGCTCCTCCAGAAAGTTAGGGAGGATCTGGCTTGGCCGTTGAAGAAAGGAGAGCCCCAGGAGCAGCCAGATCTCCTGCAGCAGCTTCTGCAGTACACAGTCAGCAAGCTGCAGGCGCTCAGCGGCACAGTGGCCTTGCTCACAGGCAGCCTCCTGGAGGGCTCGGGCAGCTACCTCCACGCCGCCGCAGGCCACCTGGGGAATAAGCTGAGCACGAAGAGGGGTGCGGATGAACGCCTCCTAAGAGCTCTGGGGCAACTGGAGAGCTTGGCGAGCAGCCACAGGGACCCTGAAGCGCAGGGTCCACCCCTGTGCTCTGAGGACAGTGGTATTGGTGCCGACAATGAGTCCGTGCAGCTGGCAGACAAGCTGGGCAAACAAGCCAGCTGGGACTTAGTGCCGGAGCCTGCGGAATGGGGGCCAGCGGCTTCACCCACCGTAGAGGCCAGGCTGTCTGGACATACCTGGCAGCAAAGTCCATCTGGGATGGGTTCAGACGGAACCCAGCACTGCCCGCTCTCAAGGCCTCTTCCAGCAAAGGTTCAGCCAGCAGTACAGGGTGGATCAGGAGGCACCTGGCCCTCCAGCACAGGCCCAGAAAATCCTGCCTCCAGGCCTTGGGGGCTGGGCGACAGCACTCTGTGTGATTGGCCTGGGAGGGGGATCTCTGGGGAAGCACACTTTCCTAGAGGCTCCAGGTTGGTGGGCACTCTGTCCTTCAGTGAAGGCGAGGACAGcagcccagaggaggaggaggacaaagaGCGTGTCATGAGTCCACGTGTGTGGCAGGAAAATGCTTTCCAGCCAAGGCCACGGTCTTCACCGGCCAGTGCCGAAAGCCCATTTCAGCCACATCCCCAGAGGCTTAGGAGCCCCCAGACCCAGGAAATGATCCTGAAGATGAAGGACGCAATCAGCAAAAGGATCAAGTTTGTCCCTGTGCCCTCTGAGCACCAGGACTGgactgaggaggaggagagaaccaCGGTGCCACCGAGACCGAGCACGGCCAGCGGCAGCAGGAGGGCCCCCTCGAGGCAGAGGAGGTCCCAGTCCGAGGGGTGTCTGAAGAGCCATGTGGAGGACCCCACCCTCCAGGAGCTGCGGAGGGCCCAGAGAGACCTCAGCCAGAGGCTGGAGGCGTTTTACACCCTGGGCGCCCGACGGCAGGGGCAGATCCGGGAGCAGCTTCTGCAGCCCAGCGCAGCAGTGCGGAGGCCCGACAACGACTGCAGGGTCACCCCACGCAGCACCATCGGCAAGCTGAAGGCATCCCTCACCAAGAACTTTAGCATTTTGCCAAGTCAGGACAAGAGCATCTTGCAGAAATGCTGTCCCCGTCCTGAGGGAGAGCAGCCCTGGCGAGGAAAAGCTGAGGGGCTTCCAAATGTCGTCCCACCAGGTGAGAGGGCCAGTGAGGCTCCCGGGGCCAGGGACTGGAATGTCAGGAGCTGTCCCACCAGAACATCGGTCAAGAAACTCATTGAAACGTTCAGTCCCACTGAGAATCTAAAGAAACTGGGGGATTC contains:
- the PCARE gene encoding photoreceptor cilium actin regulator, translated to MGCTPSHSDIVHSVARSGIRLFKKPKAILPGRPGASERCSIPSLVQSATCYDSGGGLSQGQRPAEEQPRPGWTQTVAESLCQLTREPTSGKRKDMEGLILDTKTSPSQLHKSQSYMPADIPFNRQSSHGSQGAAFSGEESEESNTQEISKWEKGPKCHRSGKQGHYCQTILPAHESEDKVDFPEPLVKAHQRTYTYLHACLSKYEAVLSITHRATQTQELLQPMVGFLSLCFDEVNQLLGEISRDGEELLQKVREDLAWPLKKGEPQEQPDLLQQLLQYTVSKLQALSGTVALLTGSLLEGSGSYLHAAAGHLGNKLSTKRGADERLLRALGQLESLASSHRDPEAQGPPLCSEDSGIGADNESVQLADKLGKQASWDLVPEPAEWGPAASPTVEARLSGHTWQQSPSGMGSDGTQHCPLSRPLPAKVQPAVQGGSGGTWPSSTGPENPASRPWGLGDSTLCDWPGRGISGEAHFPRGSRLVGTLSFSEGEDSSPEEEEDKERVMSPRVWQENAFQPRPRSSPASAESPFQPHPQRLRSPQTQEMILKMKDAISKRIKFVPVPSEHQDWTEEEERTTVPPRPSTASGSRRAPSRQRRSQSEGCLKSHVEDPTLQELRRAQRDLSQRLEAFYTLGARRQGQIREQLLQPSAAVRRPDNDCRVTPRSTIGKLKASLTKNFSILPSQDKSILQKCCPRPEGEQPWRGKAEGLPNVVPPGERASEAPGARDWNVRSCPTRTSVKKLIETFSPTENLKKLGDSKDSGPSPCSRKWGVPSMPSRFPIYRGLAPLYPKPRISPAAGGESLRMGPGWRPCAPTFPPLLTAEASKSEDLSCETEDDPEHLPPPPLEILMDKSFTSLEPPESSKLAESSPEGTHAPGLGGARPARTTWASPKLRASMSPSDLLPSKSAAALTRARSAEPGSCKGSCNPGQLALDLNHPPAASENPELQAGRAPSQARANRATSLSKHPWKATHWHHSSHMSRQNRTSEPSLARPTRGPHSPEAARQNQDRSPALVRKASPTRAHWTPRVDKRYSSLPSTHRPAQPSVPCVHVSPSPPRSPPVSPRVLSPPIVKKPASPAHQHKLPSPPSASPPTQYKVSSPPTQCTEAGSPASGPSPSPPASPSQEPTETRDSEDSRAATAKVSGNTCSIFCPATSSLFEAKSPFSTVYPLTPPSLPPEAGGPHGTPTGCWRSSSGTRLRADSQRGMALCALNPQPFIRRTASDRQPGVRLHLPIPGTTSDTCESQLGQSSSSKESPRDTEPWNSPCAPAPKGGGRGVSPPELCVLGHGLQREASTGHAQDKPQQREVA